GAGAAGAAGGGCAGGGCCCCCCAGACCAGGGCCAGCCGGCGGCAGATCGCCGCGTCGTCGGTCATCGCCAGCAGCGGTTGCGGTGGGCGCGACTTGGCGACCAGGCGCGTGGTGCTGCCGCTGGTGGTCATGGTGATGATGGCGGCGGCGCCGATCTCGGCGGCCATGCGGCAGGCGGCGCGGGCCACCGCCTCGTCGTCGTGCAGGCCGGCGCAAGGCGGGAAGCGGGCGTTCCAGCCGTCGTAGGGGAAGGACTCCTCCGCGCTCTCGGCGATGCGCGCCATGGTGCGCACCGCTTCCACCGGGTGCAGGCCGACGGCGGTCTCCTCCGAGAGCATCACCGCGTCGCTGCCGTCGAGGATGGCGTTGGCCACGTCCGAGACCTCGGCCCGCGTGGGGCGCGGGCTCTCGACCATCGAGCGCAGCATCTGCGTGGCCGTGATCACCGGCAAGCCGGCGGCGTTGGCCTTGTAGATCAGGGATTTCTGCACGCCGGGCACGTGCTCCAGGGGGATCTCGACGCCCAGGTCGCCGCGGGCCACCATCAACCCGTCGACCACCCGCAGGATCTCGTCGATGTTCGCGATGGCCTCGCGCTGTTCGATCTTGGCGATGATGGGGCGCCGGATCCCGAAGTCGTCCATGGCCGCGCGGCAGGCCAGGATGTCGGCCGCGTTGCGCACGAACGACAGCGCCACGAAGTCGACGTTCTCGGCCAGCCCGAAGCGGAGGTCCGCCAGGTCCTTGTCGTCGAGGATGGGGGCGCTGATCGTGCCGCTCGGCAGGTTGATCCCCTTGTTCGCGCTCAGCTCGCCGCCGGTCTCGACGCGGCAGACGACGTCCTGCCCGGCCACCTTCTCCACCTTCAGGCAGAGGGCGCCGTCGGCCAGCAGCAGCGTGTCGCCGGGGACGACGTCGCCGGCGAGCTCCTTGTAGCCGACCGACACCTCGCGCGCGTCGCCGGGCACGTCGCGCGCGGTCAGGGTGAACAGGTCGCCTCGGCGCAGCGTCACCGGCCCCGCCGCGAAGCCGCCGATGCGGATCTTCGGACCCGCGAGGTCCTGCAGGATGGCCACCTGGCGCCCCGTCTCGTCGGCGGCGGCGCGCACGTCGCGGATCGTGCGCCGCTTCGACTCCAGCGAGCCGTGGCTGAAGTTCAGGCGCACGACGTCCAGGCCGGCGCGGATCAGCTCGATCAGCACCGC
This portion of the bacterium genome encodes:
- the pyk gene encoding pyruvate kinase, which gives rise to MRRTKIVATLGPATREPAVLIELIRAGLDVVRLNFSHGSLESKRRTIRDVRAAADETGRQVAILQDLAGPKIRIGGFAAGPVTLRRGDLFTLTARDVPGDAREVSVGYKELAGDVVPGDTLLLADGALCLKVEKVAGQDVVCRVETGGELSANKGINLPSGTISAPILDDKDLADLRFGLAENVDFVALSFVRNAADILACRAAMDDFGIRRPIIAKIEQREAIANIDEILRVVDGLMVARGDLGVEIPLEHVPGVQKSLIYKANAAGLPVITATQMLRSMVESPRPTRAEVSDVANAILDGSDAVMLSEETAVGLHPVEAVRTMARIAESAEESFPYDGWNARFPPCAGLHDDEAVARAACRMAAEIGAAAIITMTTSGSTTRLVAKSRPPQPLLAMTDDAAICRRLALVWGALPFFSPDGETLEEMERDALRLALDAGHVAAGDSVVVTAGLPLHESGRTNLIKIVTVP